Genomic DNA from Thermomicrobiales bacterium:
GACACGCCGCCGGATGCGATGACAGCGACGCCCAGCGCAGCGATCCGCGCCGTTGCGTCGATGTTCGGTGCGTCGAGTGTGCCGTCGCGGCTGATGTCGGTATAAACGACCCGCTGCACGCCGCGCGCGATCATGTCGCTGACCAGCGACTCAGCCGATACAGCAGAGGTCGTCGTCCAGCCGCGCGTCGCGACCATGCCGTCGCGGGCATCGACGCCAACGATGATGCGCTCGGGTCCGGCCTCGGACAGCAGATCGGCCACCAGTTCCGGCTGCTCAATCGCGGCGGTACCCAGCACGATCCGGGCGACGCCGTCATTCAGCAGCGCCAGCGCATGATCGCGGGTGCGGATGCCACCGCCGACCTGCACGGGAATATCGAGCGCCGTGGCGATATCGCGGATCGTCTCGCGCTGCACCGGCAGCCCGTCGCGCGCGCCGTCGAGATCAACGACATGCAGCATCCGCGCACCGGCATCCTGCCAGCCGCGCGCAACCGCAATCGGGCTATCGGAAAAGACCGTCTCCTGGTTGTAATCCCCTTGATACAGGCGGACGCACAAGCCACCACGAAGATCGATCGCCGGAAGTACGAGCATCAGCGACCCTGCCCCACGGCACCGGCGCTCGCAGCAACCCCGCCACGCGCGACGATGTCGGCGAAGTTAGCCAACAATCGCAGCCCGGCGGTGCCGCTCTTCTCCGGGTGAAACTGGACGCCCATGAGATTGTTCCGGCCGACCATCGACACAAACGGACCGTCGTACTCCGTCGTCGCCATGACCCAGGACGAATCCTCCGGCACGCAGACGAACGAGTGGACGAAGTAGACATCGGTGCCATCAGGGATACCGGCCAGCAGCGGGTGGCCTTCCATACCGTCGGCATAGTGCAGCTGGTTCCAGCCCATGTGCGGCACCGGCAGGTCGGTCGAAAACTCGCGCACGACGCCGGGGATCACATCGAGGCAGGGCTGCCCGCCGTGCTCCTCGGAGTGCGACATCAGCGCCTGCATGCCCATGCAGATGCCGAGGAACGGCACATCGCGACGGATCACCTCCAGCACCGGCTCAATCAGGCCGCCGGCCTCAAGGTTTCTCATCGTGTCCTGCGCTGCCCCAACGCCCGGGACGATCACGCCCGGCGCGCCCAGGATTGTTGCCGGATCGGTGGTGAGTTGCGCAGCGACACCGGCCGCTTCAAGCGCGTTGGCGACGCTCCGGACATTCCCAGCGCCATAGTCGACCACCGCGATCATGTTGTCTCTCCTTTTAGAATGGGACTGCTCAGGCATCGTCATTCCGAGGACGGTCGAGCGCATCAATCGTCGCCACAACACTGTCGCCTAGAGCGTTCAGATTGTAGCCACCCTCAAGAATCAGCACCAACTTGCCGCCGCACAGCTCCTCCGCGACATCGCGCGCACGCTCGGCCAGCAGACCGAAGCTCTCGGTGCGCAAGCGCATCATCGCCAGCGGGTCGTCTTCGTGCGCGTCGTAGCCGGCTGAGACGAGGATCAGGTCGGGCGCATACGCGCGCAGGGCCGGTAGCACCAGATTGTCCATCGCGGCGAGGTAGACATCCTCACCGGTTCCGGCCGGTAGCGGGATGTTGATGATCGTGCCGGTTCCGTCACCCCCACCGGTCTCAGCCCGCGAGCCGCTGCCGGGGTAGAACGGGAACTGATGCAGCGAAATGAACAGGACCGACGGATCTTCCCAGAAGATCGCCTGAGTCCCGTTGCCGTGGTGGACATCCCAGTCCACGATCGCGACGCGCTGAATACCGTGGGCCGCTTGCGCGTGTCGCGCGGCGATGGCGACCGAATTCAGCAAGCAAAAGCCCATCGCGCGGTACGGCTCGGCGTGATGCCCCGGCGGACGGGCGAGCGAAAACGCTCGCGGCGCGCGCCCTTCGATCACCGCGTCAACGGCTTCGCAGGCACCACCGGCTGCCAACAGCGCCGTCTCCCACGACAGCGGCGAGACCCAGGTGTCCGGGTCGAGCCAGCCACCACCACGTTCGCCGATGCCGCGAATGCGTTCGACCAGCGCCGGTGCGTGGACAGCCAGCACCTGCTCTTCAGTTGCGGACGACGGAGTCAGCATCGGCAGAACATCGAACAGACCAGCCGTGCGCAGCGCATGGTCGATCGCCACCCAACGGTCCGGCGACTCTGGGTGTGATTCGGTCTCGTGATCCAGATAGGCTTCCGACCAGACAATGGCCGTCCGGGTGCCATCGACGCTCATACTGCGCAGTATACGGGTAGCGCCCAGCACCTGAATTCAGTCATCCGCCGTCCGGCGCGTCCCACCGAAGACCTGCACCGATGTCGGCTCCAGCTCCAGCCGCACCGTGTCGCCGCGCTCGACGACGACCTCCAATTGCTTCGCGGGTCGACCTGCCGTGTCGTCCGTCGTGACGATCAGGTCAGCGGATGGCGCAGCGTCAGGGTCGCCCGTGACCACGGTCTGGCCGCTGGCCGGGATGCGGCCCGGTGTCAGGGCGATGACGATGCTCATCGAGCGTCGCCGAACGACGACGGCTGACGCTTGCGCGTCGTCGCGCGTGCCGAGGACAGCGACCTGCAGCAGTCCGCCATCGATGGTCACGAGATCGCCGGTGTAGCGCACATCAATCCCCAGCCGCCGGGCAGATTGCTCGATGCTCGTCCAGGCCGACGCGGCACCCGGCGCACCGGCGACGATGACCGTCGCGGGCTGTACCTCATCGACGATAGCCAGCAGTGCCGGTGCCACCTCGTCGTTGGCGGGCGCGATCACAATATCCGGGCGCGTGCTCAGCGCCATCGACAGACGGCTGACAATTGAGAGCGCTTCCTCGCGATCGACGGTGTTCAGGATGAGGATGCGGCGGTCAGGTTCCTCAATCATCGCGCTCGGCTGTCCGCCGGTGTTGGTCACAATGACTTGCGCCTGATGCGGTGTTGTCAGCCAGAGGACTGCCGGGATACCCGCTGCCGCGACCACCGCCGCGACCAGACCGATGATGACGAGCAGGCGACGGTCTCGCCAGATGGCCGTGCGCTGTGTCGCGCGGCCGGACGCGCTCATTGCGTCGGGCTGTAGTAGGTCAGATCGACCGGTGAGCCAACTGGCACGCTCGCGCCCCACCCCAGCGTGCTGGTCAGAATGCCGCCAACCGGGAAGCTATCGCAGTCGAACGCCGGATCGACCAGTTGGAGAACACGGTCGCAGGTCAGCGGCACGACGCTCGTAACGACGAGGCCGGCCGACTCCATCTCCGAGACACCCTCCTGGTAGTCGACACCGTAGACGTACGGGACGACAGCGCCCTCTTCGGGCCGCACGACAATCGTGATCGTCGCTCCAGCTGGGGCTGAGCCGGACGGCTCGGTGCGGATGACACTGCCCGGATCTACCGCATCACTGGCCTCGTCCTCGCGGACCACAGTAAAGCCCAGCGCGCCCAGTTGCGAAATAGCCGCGTCGACGGCCATGCCGCTCACATCGGGAATCGAGACTGTCGCCGCACCGCTGCTCACCACGACCGAAACAACATCGCCGACCGGATGCATCGACCCGGCCACCGGCTGCTGGCTGATCACCTGCCCGACCGGCACATCAGCATCGGGCTGCTGAGTAACAATCAGCGTCCAGTACTCGCTGATTGTCGCGGCAGCATCCGCCTGATCCATCCCGACCAGCGACGGCACCTCCTGCATCGCGACCTGATCGGTCGTCGTCGCGGTTGGTGATGGCGTGGCCGTGGCAGACAGCGGCTGCGTCGGAACGATGCCCGGCAGCGTCACGGTCGGCGCGGTCGATGGCGGCTGGGTGGGCGTCGAGGTCGGCAACACGACGGCGTTCGCGGGCTGGCCGGTGGCAGTCGGCTCAAGATCGGCAGCAAAGATGCCGGGGCCGACCCTGAACGCCAGCAAGATCAACCCGACGATCGTCAGCAGGATCGCCGAGCCTATCAGCCAGGTGACGCAGCCAACATCATCGCGGTTCGCCCGCGTCTCCGGCGCTGGATAGCTGCGATAGGCGCGCACATCTCGCCGCGCCGCCGTCGGTCGCGTGGACATCTGGCCGGTCTGCTGGCGCACCGCGCCGCTGCCACGCACAACCGGCGGCGCTGCAGCCGGTCGCGGCGTACGAGCGACAGGTGGCGGTGGCGTCTGCGTGTGCGGCACGGCGCGCGTCTGTTCCACACGCGGCGCGGCTGTTCGGGCCGGCAGGTTCCAGTGGCGCAGCGCGGCAGCCAGCGCGTTACCCGTTGGGTACCGGTCGCCCGGCTCCTTGGCCAGCGCCTTCAGCACAATTGCATCGACGGCCGCCGGAATGGCCGCGTTGTATGTCGATGGCGCGGGCGGCGGCGTATTGACGTGCTGCATCGCGACGCCGACCGGCGTATCCGCCTCAAACGGCAGCCGCTTGGTCAGCATCTCGAACAGCACGACGCCGGTCGAGTACAGGTCCGACGCCGGCGTGGCCGGCTCCCCGCGCGCCTGTTCCGGCGACACGTAATGGACCGTGCCCATGCCGGTACCGGCCTCGGTCAGGTTGACGTCCTGCGCGCCCTTGGCGATGCCAAAGTCCACGACCTTCGCGTTGCCATCGCGATCGACGAGGATGTTCTGCGGCTTGATGTCGCGATGGACGAGCTGGCGCTGATGCGCGTAATCCAGCGCCGACGCGACCTGCCCGATGACAAAGACGGCCCCTTCGACCGAGAACGGCCCCTGGCGACGGATCAGATCCTTCAGGCTCGGGCCGCGGATGTACTCCATAACAATGTAGTGACGGTCGCCATCGGTGCCGACGTCGTAGACATTGACGATGTTGGGATGAGAGAAGCCGGCAGCGGCTTGCGCCTCGCGCTCGAAGCGGTGCAGGAAGTTGGCGTCGCTGGCGTACTGGCGGCGCAGCACCTTGACGGCGACGGCGCGATGCAGCAGCAGATCCTGCGCACGGTAGACGACGGCCATGCCCCCTTCGCCGAGGACATCGCCGAGTCGGTACCGCCCGTTCAGCACCGTCTGCTGTTGCTCCACCAGCCGACCTCCGGCGGTTCGTTGCCCGTACCACGCAGCGCCCGCGCGACTCGCGTTGCGGCGACAAGATCCGGCGCGCCCATCGAACGCGCCACCCGCGTCGCACCCGCATCCGGCGGCATGCGCAGCGCAATCGCTGCTGCTTCGGCCAAGGTTGCTACGAGAGCGTAGAGCGTTGGCCCAGCCCCACTGGCCGTCACGCAACTCGCTCCCGCCTGCCAAAGACAATCGTAAGCGTACCGTACCTCAGGGATACCGAGGAGTTGACGCTGAAATGCGTTTGGCGGCTCCGTCGGCCAGCAATTGCCTTCAGACATCTCGACGGCCAGCGCGCGCGTCGCCGCTCCGTCGCTGAAATCCTCCGGTTGCAGGCCCCGGTACAGCGCCACCGTCTTGCCGTCGATCTGCACGTCCGGCGTGACCAGCACGAACCAGCAGTCGATATCCGGCAATGGCTCCAGTGTCGTCCCGGTGCCGGTGGCCAGCGCCCGACCACTCGGGCCGAGGAAGAACGGCACATCGCTGCCCAGACGCGCTGCGTGCGCAGCCAGCGTCGCCTCGTCCGCCTCCGGCAGCGCCAGCCGTAGCGCGAGCGCCGCGTCGGACGATCCGCCACCCAACCCTG
This window encodes:
- the hisA gene encoding 1-(5-phosphoribosyl)-5-[(5-phosphoribosylamino)methylideneamino]imidazole-4-carboxamide isomerase, whose amino-acid sequence is MLVLPAIDLRGGLCVRLYQGDYNQETVFSDSPIAVARGWQDAGARMLHVVDLDGARDGLPVQRETIRDIATALDIPVQVGGGIRTRDHALALLNDGVARIVLGTAAIEQPELVADLLSEAGPERIIVGVDARDGMVATRGWTTTSAVSAESLVSDMIARGVQRVVYTDISRDGTLDAPNIDATARIAALGVAVIASGGVSQREHLTALAATPGIEAAIVGRALYTDHLQLATDEWVVEPGHTGSGGV
- the hisH gene encoding imidazole glycerol phosphate synthase subunit HisH, whose translation is MIAVVDYGAGNVRSVANALEAAGVAAQLTTDPATILGAPGVIVPGVGAAQDTMRNLEAGGLIEPVLEVIRRDVPFLGICMGMQALMSHSEEHGGQPCLDVIPGVVREFSTDLPVPHMGWNQLHYADGMEGHPLLAGIPDGTDVYFVHSFVCVPEDSSWVMATTEYDGPFVSMVGRNNLMGVQFHPEKSGTAGLRLLANFADIVARGGVAASAGAVGQGR
- a CDS encoding histone deacetylase, producing the protein MSVDGTRTAIVWSEAYLDHETESHPESPDRWVAIDHALRTAGLFDVLPMLTPSSATEEQVLAVHAPALVERIRGIGERGGGWLDPDTWVSPLSWETALLAAGGACEAVDAVIEGRAPRAFSLARPPGHHAEPYRAMGFCLLNSVAIAARHAQAAHGIQRVAIVDWDVHHGNGTQAIFWEDPSVLFISLHQFPFYPGSGSRAETGGGDGTGTIINIPLPAGTGEDVYLAAMDNLVLPALRAYAPDLILVSAGYDAHEDDPLAMMRLRTESFGLLAERARDVAEELCGGKLVLILEGGYNLNALGDSVVATIDALDRPRNDDA
- a CDS encoding protein kinase; protein product: MEQQQTVLNGRYRLGDVLGEGGMAVVYRAQDLLLHRAVAVKVLRRQYASDANFLHRFEREAQAAAGFSHPNIVNVYDVGTDGDRHYIVMEYIRGPSLKDLIRRQGPFSVEGAVFVIGQVASALDYAHQRQLVHRDIKPQNILVDRDGNAKVVDFGIAKGAQDVNLTEAGTGMGTVHYVSPEQARGEPATPASDLYSTGVVLFEMLTKRLPFEADTPVGVAMQHVNTPPPAPSTYNAAIPAAVDAIVLKALAKEPGDRYPTGNALAAALRHWNLPARTAAPRVEQTRAVPHTQTPPPPVARTPRPAAAPPVVRGSGAVRQQTGQMSTRPTAARRDVRAYRSYPAPETRANRDDVGCVTWLIGSAILLTIVGLILLAFRVGPGIFAADLEPTATGQPANAVVLPTSTPTQPPSTAPTVTLPGIVPTQPLSATATPSPTATTTDQVAMQEVPSLVGMDQADAAATISEYWTLIVTQQPDADVPVGQVISQQPVAGSMHPVGDVVSVVVSSGAATVSIPDVSGMAVDAAISQLGALGFTVVREDEASDAVDPGSVIRTEPSGSAPAGATITIVVRPEEGAVVPYVYGVDYQEGVSEMESAGLVVTSVVPLTCDRVLQLVDPAFDCDSFPVGGILTSTLGWGASVPVGSPVDLTYYSPTQ